One Corynebacterium yudongzhengii DNA window includes the following coding sequences:
- the nrdE gene encoding class 1b ribonucleoside-diphosphate reductase subunit alpha has protein sequence MTSTTTVLGASGSDKPVNDELDYHALNALLNLYDENGKIQFDKDREAANQFFLQHVNQNTVYFHDLEEKLRYLIENKYYEPEVLDKYDFDFVKSLYKRAYAFKFRFPSFLGAYKYYTSYTLKTFDGKRYLERFEDRVAMTALFLGDGNTAVAEDLVDEIMGGRFQPATPTFLNAGKAQRGELVSCFLLRIEDNMESIGRAINSALQLSKRGGGVALLLSNIREAGAPIKHIENQSSGVIPVMKLLEDSFSYANQLGARQGAGAVYLNAHHPDIMRFLDTKRENADEKIRIKTLSLGVVIPDITFELAKKNDDMYLFSPYDVERVYGKPFGDISVTEHYWDMVENDHIRKAKINARDFFQTLAEIQFESGYPYIMFEDTVNRANPIEGRVNMSNLCSEILQVNNASVLNDDLTYDTIGHDISCNLGSLNIAKTMDSPDFDKTVETAVRALTSVSDQTSIDSVPSIREGNDSSHAIGLGQMNLHGYLGRERIHYGSEEGLDFTNAYFASVMYAAIKASNKIARERGEAFGTFATSDYADGSFFDRYDPAEFAPKTERVKGLFANSSIYTPSAEDWAQLKADVMEHGIYNAYLQAVPPTGSISYINNSTSSIHPIASKIEIRKEGKIGRVYYPAPHMDNDNLEYFDDSYEIGYEKVIDTYAVATRYVDQGLSLTLFFKDTVTTRDINRAQIYAWTKGIKTLYYIRLRQMALAGTEVEGCVSCML, from the coding sequence GTGACTTCCACCACCACTGTGCTCGGAGCCTCCGGATCGGATAAGCCGGTCAACGACGAACTCGATTACCACGCGCTCAACGCGCTGCTCAACCTCTACGACGAGAACGGCAAGATCCAGTTCGACAAGGACCGGGAAGCCGCCAACCAGTTCTTCTTGCAGCACGTCAACCAGAACACCGTCTACTTCCACGATCTGGAAGAAAAGCTGCGCTACCTCATCGAGAACAAGTACTACGAGCCGGAGGTGCTCGATAAGTACGACTTCGACTTCGTCAAGAGCCTCTACAAGCGCGCCTATGCCTTCAAGTTCCGCTTCCCGAGCTTCTTGGGCGCCTACAAGTACTACACGTCGTACACCCTGAAGACCTTCGATGGAAAGCGCTACCTCGAGCGTTTCGAGGACCGCGTCGCCATGACCGCGCTCTTCCTCGGTGACGGCAACACCGCCGTCGCCGAAGACCTCGTGGACGAGATCATGGGCGGTCGCTTCCAGCCCGCCACCCCGACCTTCCTCAACGCCGGCAAGGCCCAGCGCGGCGAGCTCGTCTCCTGCTTCCTGCTGCGCATCGAGGACAACATGGAATCCATCGGCCGTGCCATCAACTCCGCGTTGCAGCTGTCCAAGCGCGGCGGCGGCGTCGCCCTGCTGCTCAGCAACATCCGTGAAGCCGGCGCGCCGATCAAGCACATCGAGAACCAGTCCTCGGGCGTCATCCCCGTGATGAAACTGCTGGAGGACTCCTTCTCCTACGCCAACCAGCTCGGAGCCCGCCAGGGCGCCGGCGCGGTCTACCTCAACGCCCACCACCCGGACATCATGCGTTTCTTGGACACCAAGCGGGAGAACGCGGATGAGAAGATCCGCATCAAGACCCTCTCGCTCGGCGTGGTCATCCCGGACATCACCTTTGAGCTGGCCAAGAAGAACGACGACATGTACCTCTTCTCGCCCTACGACGTCGAGCGCGTCTACGGCAAGCCCTTCGGTGATATCTCGGTGACCGAGCACTACTGGGACATGGTCGAAAACGACCACATCCGCAAGGCGAAGATCAACGCCCGCGACTTCTTCCAGACCCTCGCCGAGATCCAGTTCGAATCCGGCTACCCGTACATCATGTTCGAGGACACGGTCAACCGCGCAAACCCCATCGAGGGCCGCGTGAACATGTCCAACCTGTGCTCGGAGATCCTGCAGGTCAACAACGCCTCGGTGCTTAACGACGACCTCACCTACGACACCATCGGCCACGACATCTCCTGCAACCTCGGCTCACTGAACATCGCCAAGACGATGGATTCCCCCGACTTCGACAAGACCGTCGAGACGGCCGTGCGCGCGCTGACCTCCGTCTCCGATCAGACCTCCATCGACTCGGTGCCGTCCATCCGCGAAGGCAACGACTCCTCGCATGCCATCGGCCTCGGCCAGATGAACCTCCATGGCTACCTCGGCCGCGAGCGCATCCACTATGGCTCCGAGGAAGGCTTGGACTTCACCAACGCCTACTTCGCGTCGGTGATGTACGCCGCCATCAAGGCCTCTAACAAGATCGCCCGCGAGCGCGGCGAGGCCTTCGGCACCTTCGCCACCTCGGACTACGCCGACGGCTCCTTCTTCGACCGCTACGATCCGGCGGAGTTCGCCCCTAAGACCGAGCGGGTTAAGGGACTGTTCGCAAACTCCTCGATCTACACCCCGAGCGCCGAGGACTGGGCGCAGCTCAAGGCCGACGTCATGGAGCACGGCATCTACAACGCCTACCTCCAGGCGGTGCCGCCGACCGGTTCGATCTCCTACATCAACAACTCGACCTCGTCGATCCACCCCATCGCCTCCAAGATTGAGATCCGCAAGGAAGGCAAGATCGGCCGCGTCTACTACCCGGCGCCGCACATGGATAACGACAACCTCGAGTACTTCGATGATTCCTACGAGATCGGCTATGAAAAGGTCATCGACACTTATGCCGTCGCCACGCGCTACGTCGATCAGGGCCTGTCGCTGACGCTGTTCTTCAAGGACACCGTCACCACCCGCGACATCAACCGCGCCCAGATCTACGCTTGGACCAAGGGCATCAAGACGCTGTATTACATCCGTCTGCGCCAGATGGCACTCGCCGGCACCGAGGTCGAAGGCTGCGTCTCCTGCATGCTCTAG
- the nrdI gene encoding class Ib ribonucleoside-diphosphate reductase assembly flavoprotein NrdI gives MLIVYFSSVTENTRRFVDKLQLPSARIPLRPTDPPLRVDEPYVLVCPTYGGGVSISGQNSRPVPPQVIRFLNDEHNRSFIRAVISSGNANFGADFGKAGDIISRKCGVPYVYRFEIMGNDEDVRVVREGLKTHAVRLGLAEPAAG, from the coding sequence ATGCTGATCGTGTACTTCTCCTCGGTCACGGAGAACACGCGACGGTTTGTCGACAAACTGCAACTGCCCAGCGCGCGCATCCCGCTGCGGCCCACTGACCCGCCGCTGCGCGTCGACGAGCCCTATGTGCTGGTGTGCCCGACCTACGGGGGCGGGGTGTCGATAAGCGGCCAAAACAGCCGGCCAGTGCCGCCGCAGGTCATCAGATTCCTCAACGACGAGCACAACCGCAGCTTCATCCGCGCGGTGATCTCCAGCGGGAACGCCAACTTCGGCGCCGATTTCGGCAAGGCGGGAGACATCATCTCCCGAAAGTGTGGCGTGCCTTATGTCTACCGCTTCGAGATCATGGGTAACGACGAAGACGTGCGCGTCGTGCGCGAAGGGCTGAAAACCCACGCCGTGCGTCTCGGCCTAGCCGAACCCGCCGCCGGTTAA
- the nrdH gene encoding glutaredoxin-like protein NrdH — MAITVYTKPACVQCNATTKALDRAGLDYDLVDVSVDDEARDYIMALGYLQAPVVEVGGEHWSGFRPDRIRGLAAQVA, encoded by the coding sequence ATGGCCATCACCGTCTACACCAAGCCCGCCTGCGTCCAGTGCAACGCCACCACGAAGGCTCTCGACCGCGCCGGACTCGATTACGATCTCGTCGATGTCTCCGTCGATGACGAGGCCCGTGACTACATCATGGCGCTCGGCTACCTGCAGGCTCCCGTCGTCGAGGTTGGCGGCGAGCACTGGTCCGGCTTCCGCCCGGACCGCATCCGCGGCCTCGCCGCGCAGGTCGCTTAA